A window of the Zeugodacus cucurbitae isolate PBARC_wt_2022May chromosome 2, idZeuCucr1.2, whole genome shotgun sequence genome harbors these coding sequences:
- the LOC105212389 gene encoding uncharacterized protein LOC105212389, with translation MSYSSKRALASLAFCLWLVLCLQISTVRSALHSRALASVDSASDTNAIGEGETETEEAESVTSSGQSYKRQQPARPKSNVSVKRDFSEKMSWQCANNASCLHKLASDMLQAYKHGETISLGFMDLAKLPPVGDKDKEKLGSVGTGRGISSFVDFISGNAIRIPVGPMVFSVQRAEDDGNYIEVALLKKASGSQGRGGLLGGGLGGGGGGGVEGLLSGLGSGMGGGNGGGGLMGGGGNGGGGHRGRFRKQKQEKDKKQFQMYIPMYLAATTFGWTMVAAKAVGLLTLKALAVSKLAFIVAAMVIVKKLMDNASEKMMYQFPEHSPYMMPYNMDYGMHPEMASGGEMYPAALQLAAAPMQHHSVGHSGIENLAAESSLHHNIAEMHNGTQVLAALNAVHLGPKVKREDSWLGKSATASVGVRRPLVYNYVQPHHPYYRA, from the exons ATGTCATATTCGAGCAAACGGGCGCTCGCATCGTTGGCATTCTGTTTATGGCTTGTTCTTTGCTTACAAATATCCACTGTGCGATCGGCATTGCATTCGCGTGCGTTAGCATCGGTTGATAGTGCCAGTGATACCAATGCCATCGGTGAAGGCGAAACAGAGACAGAGGAGGCCGAATCAGTGACGTCTAGTGGGCAGAGTTATAAAAGGCAACAGCCTGCCCGCCCGAAGTCAAATGTCAGCGTGAAAAGGGATTTTTCGGAAAAAATGTCATGGCAATGTGCCAATAATGCCAGCTGTCTTCATAAACTGGCGAGTGATATGCTGCAAGCTTACAAGCACGGCGAGACCATTAGCTTGGGTTTCATGGATTTAGCAAAATTGCCGCCGGTGGGCGATAAGGACAAAGAAAAACTCGGTAGCGTCGGAACGGGTCGTGGCATTTCGAGTTTTGTTGACTTTATTAGCGGAAATGCAATACGTATTCCGGTGGGGCCGATGGTGTTCAGCGTGCAACGTGCAGAGGATGATGGGAATTACATTGAAGTTGCTTTGCTGAAGAAGGCGAGCGGCAGTCAAG GTCGAGGTGGCCTTCTTGGTGGTGGCCTAGGTGGCGGTGGCGGAGGAGGTGTTGAAGGATTACTTAGTGGCCTAGGCTCTGGAATGGGCGGTGGCAACGGTGGTGGCGGTCTTATGGGAGGAGGAGGTAATGGCGGTGGTGGTCATCGTGGCCGGTTTCGAAAACAAAAGCAGGAAAAGGATAAAAAGCAATTCCAAATGTACATACCAATGTATTTGGCCGCAACCACCTTTGGCTGGACTATGGTAGCGGCGAAAGCTGTCGGTTTGCTGACGCTCAAAGCACTAGCCGTTTCCAAATTAGCATTCATAGTAGCTGCCATGGTTATTGTGAAAAAGCTGATGGATAATGCATCGGAAAA AATGATGTATCAATTCCCTGAGCACTCGCCCTATATGATGCCATACAATATGGATTATGGCATGCATCCCGAAATGGCGTCGGGCGGGGAAATGTACCCTGCCGCATTGCAATTAGCCGCTGCCCCCATGCAGCACCACAGCGTTGGACATTCGGGTATCGAAAATCTCGCTGCGGAGAGCAGTTTACATCACAATATCGCCGAAATGCATAACGGTACGCAAGTGTTGGCGGCATTGAATGCCGTGCATCTGGGACCAAAAGTGAAGCGCGAGGACTCCTGGTTGGGAAAGT CGGCAACAGCAAGCGTGGGTGTTAGGCGGCCACTAGTTTACAATTATGTACAACCGCATCACCCGTATTACCGCGCATAA
- the LOC105212388 gene encoding uncharacterized protein LOC105212388, giving the protein MKALISFGVITLFTIVSVHATPAISSSENAIPIVNRNQLEEGFLRKLNIKCSQRDNHSCMMLKLIVYMNRIFKKSSIDINENLRVSQNRDIDSIPDDPDDDLMLARSIESDDETLGLLMAGKIWKFIRSRTLRYKFSDNADFVLTTEPKGNLNFGVSVSPVETFEEGRGKMKNMGPMLMVMMAKMGMVGAIMLKGLFLLAGKALIVSKIALLLSVIIALKKLLSQKKHIVEIPHHDTYSSGWARALNGFIDGMAEVPAQIIAQEAQDMAYNGQMPAEEVH; this is encoded by the exons ATGAAAGCGCTCATATCGTTCGGTGTAATAACACTTTTTACCATCGTTTCTGTGCATGCTACACCCGCCATCAGTTCCAGTGAAAATGCG ATTCCCATTGTGAATCGTAATCAACTGGAGGAGGGCTTCCTGCGTAAACTCAACATAAAGTGCAGTCAGAGGGATAATCATTCGTGTATGATGCTCAAACTGATTGTATACATGAATCGAATATTTAAAAAGTCTTCAATCGATATTAATGAAAATCTAAGGGTTTCACAAAATAG AGATATCGACTCCATACCGGACGATCCCGACGATGATTTAATGTTGGCTCGTTCCATTGAATCGGACGATGAGACGCTTGGGCTACTGATGGCGggtaaaatttggaaatttatacGCTCACGTACGCTGCGCTATAAATTTTCCGACAATGCAGACTTCGTGCTCACCACCGAACCCAAAGGCAATTTAAACTTTGGCGTATCTGTGAGTCCGGTTGAGACGTTCGAAGAGGGACGTGGCAAGATGAAAAATATGGGCCCAATGCTGATGGTCATGATGGCCAAGATGGGCATGGTGGGTGCCATAATGCTCAAAGGTTTATTCCTGCTGGCGGGCAAAGCGTTAATTGTCTCAAAGATTGCACTGCTGCTGTCGGTGATAATCGCATTGAAGAAGTTATTGTCCCAAAAGAAGCATATCGTTGAGATACCGCATCACGATACCTACAGCTCGGGTTGGGCGAGAGCTTTGAACGGCTTCATAGACGGCATGGCCGAAGTGCCGGCCCAAATAATCGCACAGGAAGCGCAGGATATGGCATACAATGGACAAATGCCAGCAGAGGAAGTGCATTAA
- the LOC105212387 gene encoding uncharacterized protein LOC105212387 isoform X3, with product MKTLKHLQATTKAMTTRTETHLRHTWPALLLIWTCCVALVAGQGLRLPDQQPQQQQQHQQQQQQNVQQIFAPQPQQLHPQQQQQQQQQSPAVSYGQERGLGSAFLSLIGLQQENDPYLARTNQNCVSGDLSECFKTQALGSFDEIFYRDQYALSDFARVIRLPETQQRSLLQEPFEYSQEPRNEDSDWDQLVKYALRRAERFVKSTALEIDVPEELTEAGRYSARFIGNDIDSELDVIEDKHAPVFSKSRSKTSRKKLKKMIIPLLLVLKIFKLKLLLFLPFILGIAGLKKILGLAAIILPGLFAYFKLCRPPGGPGFGGGAFSGLFGNKNNFPEYSPQGVGSATYYHHHDHYEGAGAGHGQFYRQDPSFSKPYTDYYSKNYQTAGNGGNSVSFGDAHEAAYSGYYGRNTGKDIQSEQKS from the exons CACACCTAAGGCACACTTGGCCGGCGCTGTTGCTAATTTGGACCTGCTGCGTTGCGCTTGTGGCCGGTCAGGGACTGCGTTTGCCCGATCAGCAacctcaacagcaacaacaacatcaacaacagcagcaacaaaatgtTCAACAGATTTTCGCACCACAGCCACAGCAGTTGCAtccacaacagcagcagcaacagcaacagcaatcgcCCGCTGTGAGTTATGGACAAGAGCGTGGTTTGGGCTCAGCGTTCTTGAGTTTAATCGGTCTGCAGCAGGAGAACGACCCCTATTTAGCGCGCACAAATCAAAATTGCGTGAGCGGTGATTTATCAGAGTGCTTCAAGACACAAGCGCTCGGAAGCTTCGATGAGATTTTTTATCGTGACCAATATGC TTTGTCTGATTTTGCGCGTGTCATTCGTTTGCCCGAAACACAGCAACGTTCACTCTTGCAAGAGCCATTCGAGTATTCTCAGGAACCACGCAACGAGGATAGCGATTGGGACCAATTGGTTAAATACGCCCTGAGGCGCGCTGAACG CTTTGTCAAGTCCACAGCGTTGGAAATCGATGTGCCCGAGGAGCTCACCGAGGCGGGACGCTATTCAGCTCGTTTCATTGGAAACGACATTGACAGTGAATTGGACGTCATTGAGGATAAACATGCGCCCGTCTTCAGTAAGTCGCGCTCCAAAACAT CTCGCAAGAAGTTGAAGAAGATGATCATCCCATTGTTGTTGGTACTCAAGATTTTCAAACTGAAATTGTTGCTTTTCTTGCCCTTCATCCTTGGTATTGCTGGTCTGAAAAAGATACTTGGCTTGGCTGCTATCATACTGCCCGGTTTGTTCGCCTACTTCAAACTCTGTCGTCCACCAGGTGGTCCCGGTTTTGGCGGCGGCGCCTTCTCTGGCCTctttggcaacaaaaacaacttccCCGAATACTCACCACAAGGCGTCGGCTCGGCCACATATTATCACCATCACGATCATTACGAAGGTGCTGGCGCTGGACATGGTCAATTCTATCGTCAGGATCCTTCCTTCTCGAAGCCATACACAGATTACTACAGCAAAAATTACCAAACTGCTGGCAATGGCGGTAACTCTGTAAGCTTTGGTGATGCTCACGAAGCCGCTTACTCGGGATATTATGGCCGCAACACCGGCAAGGATATACAGAGCGAGCAGAAGAGTTAG
- the LOC105212387 gene encoding uncharacterized protein LOC105212387 isoform X1 has product MHTGMQVCKCTRMFLLLFVRNKIDIARENRAWLAIVFTMTTRTETHLRHTWPALLLIWTCCVALVAGQGLRLPDQQPQQQQQHQQQQQQNVQQIFAPQPQQLHPQQQQQQQQQSPAVSYGQERGLGSAFLSLIGLQQENDPYLARTNQNCVSGDLSECFKTQALGSFDEIFYRDQYALSDFARVIRLPETQQRSLLQEPFEYSQEPRNEDSDWDQLVKYALRRAERFVKSTALEIDVPEELTEAGRYSARFIGNDIDSELDVIEDKHAPVFSKSRSKTSRKKLKKMIIPLLLVLKIFKLKLLLFLPFILGIAGLKKILGLAAIILPGLFAYFKLCRPPGGPGFGGGAFSGLFGNKNNFPEYSPQGVGSATYYHHHDHYEGAGAGHGQFYRQDPSFSKPYTDYYSKNYQTAGNGGNSVSFGDAHEAAYSGYYGRNTGKDIQSEQKS; this is encoded by the exons CACACCTAAGGCACACTTGGCCGGCGCTGTTGCTAATTTGGACCTGCTGCGTTGCGCTTGTGGCCGGTCAGGGACTGCGTTTGCCCGATCAGCAacctcaacagcaacaacaacatcaacaacagcagcaacaaaatgtTCAACAGATTTTCGCACCACAGCCACAGCAGTTGCAtccacaacagcagcagcaacagcaacagcaatcgcCCGCTGTGAGTTATGGACAAGAGCGTGGTTTGGGCTCAGCGTTCTTGAGTTTAATCGGTCTGCAGCAGGAGAACGACCCCTATTTAGCGCGCACAAATCAAAATTGCGTGAGCGGTGATTTATCAGAGTGCTTCAAGACACAAGCGCTCGGAAGCTTCGATGAGATTTTTTATCGTGACCAATATGC TTTGTCTGATTTTGCGCGTGTCATTCGTTTGCCCGAAACACAGCAACGTTCACTCTTGCAAGAGCCATTCGAGTATTCTCAGGAACCACGCAACGAGGATAGCGATTGGGACCAATTGGTTAAATACGCCCTGAGGCGCGCTGAACG CTTTGTCAAGTCCACAGCGTTGGAAATCGATGTGCCCGAGGAGCTCACCGAGGCGGGACGCTATTCAGCTCGTTTCATTGGAAACGACATTGACAGTGAATTGGACGTCATTGAGGATAAACATGCGCCCGTCTTCAGTAAGTCGCGCTCCAAAACAT CTCGCAAGAAGTTGAAGAAGATGATCATCCCATTGTTGTTGGTACTCAAGATTTTCAAACTGAAATTGTTGCTTTTCTTGCCCTTCATCCTTGGTATTGCTGGTCTGAAAAAGATACTTGGCTTGGCTGCTATCATACTGCCCGGTTTGTTCGCCTACTTCAAACTCTGTCGTCCACCAGGTGGTCCCGGTTTTGGCGGCGGCGCCTTCTCTGGCCTctttggcaacaaaaacaacttccCCGAATACTCACCACAAGGCGTCGGCTCGGCCACATATTATCACCATCACGATCATTACGAAGGTGCTGGCGCTGGACATGGTCAATTCTATCGTCAGGATCCTTCCTTCTCGAAGCCATACACAGATTACTACAGCAAAAATTACCAAACTGCTGGCAATGGCGGTAACTCTGTAAGCTTTGGTGATGCTCACGAAGCCGCTTACTCGGGATATTATGGCCGCAACACCGGCAAGGATATACAGAGCGAGCAGAAGAGTTAG
- the LOC105212387 gene encoding uncharacterized protein LOC105212387 isoform X2, with translation MHTGMQVCKCTRMFLLLFVRNKIDIARENRAWLAIVFTMTTRTETHLRHTWPALLLIWTCCVALVAGQGLRLPDQQPQQQQQHQQQQQQNVQQIFAPQPQQLHPQQQQQQQQQSPAVSYGQERGLGSAFLSLIGLQQENDPYLARTNQNCVSGDLSECFKTQALGSFDEIFYRDQYALSDFARVIRLPETQQRSLLQEPFEYSQEPRNEDSDWDQLVKYALRRAERFVKSTALEIDVPEELTEAGRYSARFIGNDIDSELDVIEDKHAPVFTRKKLKKMIIPLLLVLKIFKLKLLLFLPFILGIAGLKKILGLAAIILPGLFAYFKLCRPPGGPGFGGGAFSGLFGNKNNFPEYSPQGVGSATYYHHHDHYEGAGAGHGQFYRQDPSFSKPYTDYYSKNYQTAGNGGNSVSFGDAHEAAYSGYYGRNTGKDIQSEQKS, from the exons CACACCTAAGGCACACTTGGCCGGCGCTGTTGCTAATTTGGACCTGCTGCGTTGCGCTTGTGGCCGGTCAGGGACTGCGTTTGCCCGATCAGCAacctcaacagcaacaacaacatcaacaacagcagcaacaaaatgtTCAACAGATTTTCGCACCACAGCCACAGCAGTTGCAtccacaacagcagcagcaacagcaacagcaatcgcCCGCTGTGAGTTATGGACAAGAGCGTGGTTTGGGCTCAGCGTTCTTGAGTTTAATCGGTCTGCAGCAGGAGAACGACCCCTATTTAGCGCGCACAAATCAAAATTGCGTGAGCGGTGATTTATCAGAGTGCTTCAAGACACAAGCGCTCGGAAGCTTCGATGAGATTTTTTATCGTGACCAATATGC TTTGTCTGATTTTGCGCGTGTCATTCGTTTGCCCGAAACACAGCAACGTTCACTCTTGCAAGAGCCATTCGAGTATTCTCAGGAACCACGCAACGAGGATAGCGATTGGGACCAATTGGTTAAATACGCCCTGAGGCGCGCTGAACG CTTTGTCAAGTCCACAGCGTTGGAAATCGATGTGCCCGAGGAGCTCACCGAGGCGGGACGCTATTCAGCTCGTTTCATTGGAAACGACATTGACAGTGAATTGGACGTCATTGAGGATAAACATGCGCCCGTCTTCA CTCGCAAGAAGTTGAAGAAGATGATCATCCCATTGTTGTTGGTACTCAAGATTTTCAAACTGAAATTGTTGCTTTTCTTGCCCTTCATCCTTGGTATTGCTGGTCTGAAAAAGATACTTGGCTTGGCTGCTATCATACTGCCCGGTTTGTTCGCCTACTTCAAACTCTGTCGTCCACCAGGTGGTCCCGGTTTTGGCGGCGGCGCCTTCTCTGGCCTctttggcaacaaaaacaacttccCCGAATACTCACCACAAGGCGTCGGCTCGGCCACATATTATCACCATCACGATCATTACGAAGGTGCTGGCGCTGGACATGGTCAATTCTATCGTCAGGATCCTTCCTTCTCGAAGCCATACACAGATTACTACAGCAAAAATTACCAAACTGCTGGCAATGGCGGTAACTCTGTAAGCTTTGGTGATGCTCACGAAGCCGCTTACTCGGGATATTATGGCCGCAACACCGGCAAGGATATACAGAGCGAGCAGAAGAGTTAG